In Callospermophilus lateralis isolate mCalLat2 chromosome 10, mCalLat2.hap1, whole genome shotgun sequence, a single genomic region encodes these proteins:
- the LOC143642187 gene encoding proline-rich protein 23C-like, with product MVGIRPRSPSACPAPWGGPQPEGPGPAKRRRLDDPADPAEPPAAPNLQNSAASAAAANATALPSVVVLAAGCSLQVPMDDGHLVLQPAPSSVLQVNLQGHNLILIPEGLVGATDQRPGAQGDCPEDPELGAFLRPLGENRVVEQGFFCEFMPEIVRKIEEFEEQWMDPPAGPRGPIPYLPAWAPTPSPVRRSSNPAYDVDFHLLRPFPTSPLQPLPPSPSSSPQAPPQCSPRPRSKACRCLF from the coding sequence ATGGTGGGCATTCGTCCACGAAGCCCCAGCGCCTGCCCCGCGCCCTGGGGGGGACCACAGCCTGAAGGACCTGGTCCTGCCAAACGCCGCCGACTAGACGACCCTGCAGACCCCGCAGAGCCCCCAGCGGCACCCAACCTGCAAAACTCTGCAGCATCAGCAGCAGCAGCCAACGCCACCGCGCTCCCCTCCGTGGTGGTTCTGGCAGCGGGCTGCTCCTTACAGGTACCCATGGACGACGGCCACCTGGTGCTACAGCCTGCGCCATCCTCGGTCCTGCAAGTGAATCTCCAAGGACACAACCTCATTCTGATCCCTGAGGGCCTCGTGGGAGCCACCGACCAACGCCCAGGAGCCCAGGGAGACTGTCCTGAAGACCCGGAACTGGGCGCCTTCCTGAGACCCCTCGGTGAGAACAGGGTCGTCGAGCAGGGATTCTTCTGCGAATTTATGCCAGAGATCGTCAGAAAAATAGAGGAGTTCGAGGAGCAATGGATGGACCCTCCAGCCGGCCCGCGGGGGCCCATCCCATATCTCCCTGCTTGGGCCCCCACCCCTAGTCCAGTGAGGCGCTCTTCTAATCCCGCCTACGACGTGGATTTCCACCTTCTGAGGCCCTTCCCCACCTCACCGCTGCAACCTCTACCTCCCTCTCCAAGTTCAAGTCCCCAGGCGCCTCCTCAGTGCTCTCCACGCCCTAGGAGCAAAGCCTGCAGATGTCTCTTCTAG